GTCTATAAGATCTGTATTGTCGTTTGAATAATCATGGGAGATATCGGGATGATGCTGCTTTATGAGCGTCCGGAAAGCGTTCCTGATGGCATGGGGTTCAGCATTATAGGGAATTTCAAAAACCGAATAGTAATCGATGATGTTCCCTTCGTTATCGAGATATTCACTTTCCATGTCCTTATAATGGGTTTTCGGTGCATCTTTGTAAAGTAAATAATCAGGAGTTATATTGGACGAAGCTAATGCTCTCTGTTTGGCTCTGCTGGAGCGATACAGGAAAATCATTGACTTCTACCGCCCGGTATGGTTTTATTTCCTGGTAGAAATAGAACTGAAACCAGCAAGGGTGCCATGAAAAAAATATTAATTATTTGCGGATTATGCTCTATTATAATGTTGTCATCCCCGCTCTTCGCCGGGAACGGCACGATATATCTTTCCCGGGAAGCATCACTGGATCAGGTGAACCGGTGGACCATGCTGGGATCGGGTGGTATTGCCGCCCTGGAAGCAACATCCCTGCTTATCGGCATGAATGTGTCGGGATCCGACTGGGCTACACCGGAAAACATGGGTATTGCCGCAACGGATATTCTCCTTGGTGGCGCTCTTATCTATAATTCTCTCGGGGTCAGCAATTACCATTCGTCGCCCGTATTTTATGCCATTGCCTCGCTTTTTGTGCTGAGCCATGCCTACCGGGAATGGGAATACCTTTCGGGTCAGAAAAATCCCTACTGTCTCAACAAGCCGCTCTTTATACTGAACTCTCTACAGATCGTGGCAGGAATGGGCACTATCGGTATGAGCATCACCCTGGCTATATGACAAATAAAAAAGAAGTATAATATTATACAATTGTGCTTGAAAAAAATGATCGTGAAAAACAGTGTCAATCTGGTTCATGAAACATCAATGCTCCCGGGAATGGGAGAGTATGAATAGCAAGGGCCGGCGTAAGAAAAGGGGCTGTAGCTCAGCTGGGAGAGCGCCAGAATCGCACTCTGGAGGCCAGGGGTTCGATCCCCCTCAGCTCCACATAATGAAGCATGAAAGAAAACCCCGCCGGTCATGCGGTGCATGCCGGCAGGATCAGGATTATGTTACCTGAAGCGATTGCCCGATACATACTGGTTTTTGGCGGTTGTCTTTCACTGCTTTTTTCCCTTATACACGTTTTTATCCGCGGAAAACAGGTTGAGAACTATAACCTGTCATCGCTCCTTTTCATATTAACAATTCTGCAGTTTCAATTCGCCCTGATAATATCGGAAGGGGCACTGTCCTATCCCGGTCTTCTTTTCATGCATCTTACATTTTTGTTTCTTGCCATACCCCTGGCATACCGGGCTTATTTTTTTGTTGTTTTTCCCTCCAGCGATTTATCGGGAAGGAAATGGCTCATCTTTATCCCCGCATTCCTGGCAATGCCGCTGGACATGTATTATCTTGTGCAGAGCAATGCGGGAAAGCTGACCATGATAGAGTCCCTGCTTACGGGCCTCAATTCCCGTTCTCTCGTGGTGATAAGGATGATAACCGGGGCTGCATCGTTAGAGGTCCTGCTTCTCCTGGGGATGCTGTCTATGAGGATGATACAAGAATACCGAAGGAGCAGGATGCCCATCACGGCCGTTAATGCGGTCTATGCCGTCATCACCCTGGCCGCTTCAGAAATGGTGCTCCTGGGATACCTGCTGAGCAGCATGGCGGCCGTGAAGTATGGGGCAGTGATCATCTCGCTTCTGCTCATCAGTTCTTATATTACCGGTGTGCGATATCCCAGCCTGATTCAGCTCGTGATCATCGAGGCGAAGAAGCAGTATCACCGCAAAAAACTTCTCACCGGCATTGACCCCGAGTCGCTTCTGTTCAACCTGGAACGTCTTATGAAAGAGGAAAAGCTGTACACAAGCGAAACACTTTCTTTGAAAGATCTGGCCGACATCCTTTCCATAACGCCCCATCAGCTGTCCCATCTTCTCAACAGCGAACGGGATACCAACTTCAACACCTTCATCAATCAATACCGGATAGAAGAGGCGAAAAGGCTCCTGCTGGAAGAAGCGGGACGGTCAATCCTTACCATTGCCTACGCCGTGGGATTCAATTCAAAATCCACTTTCTACGATGCCTTCTCACGTTTCACCGGCATCACGCCCAAACAATACAGGGAATCGCACGGTTCCTCTGCCCGGTAACCTCCTCACGCTCGTAAAATAATGGGTCCGGGATTATAAATCCGGTCGAATTAAAAATTTAAATACGGCTATATCCCCTTATGCTATTTAAGAATGAAAAAGGGGGTAACAGGAATTATGAAGGATTTAAAAAACAAAAATGTTCTCATCACGGGAGCCGGGAGCGGTATCGGCAGGCTTATGGCCCGGGGTTTTGCCGCGGAAAAGGCCAACTGCGCCCTGGTTGACGTTAACGGGAAGGGGCTCGAGGAGACGGCGGCCCTTGCGGAAAAACAGGGCACCAGGATTAAAACATATATCTGCGACATCTCCGACAAAAAAAAGGTGAGCTCCGTTGCGCAGGAGATCAGAAAGGATTTCGGCGGCGTTGATGTTTTGATCAATAACGCAGGCACGATAACGGGGAAGAGTTTTCTGGATCTCAGTATCGAGGAAATGGAACGCACTATGGCCATCAACTACTGGGGGCATCTCTATTTCACCAAGGAATTCATTCATGATATGGTTAAGCAGGGGAAGGGAAATATCGTCAATGTGGCCTCGTCGAGCGGGCTTCTGGGTATGCCCATACTCTCCGACTATGCCGCCAGTAAGTTTGCCGAGGTGGGGCTCTCTGAGGCGCTTCGTCGGGAAATGAAAAAATTCGGTCACCGGGGCGTGAAGATCACCTGTGTATGCCCCTATATTATTGACACCGGCATGTTCAAGGGTTTCAAGCCCTTTCTTTTCAGCCCCTTCATCAAACCCGCAACGGCAGCTAAAAAAATCATCGGGGCCGTAAAGAAAGACAAGCCGTATGTCATGATGCCGCCTCACAGCATCTATACCATGATGGCCATGAGGCTTTTACCCACGGATATCTTCGATGCGCTGCTCAATGTTTTTGGTTCCGGAAGGGCCATGGATAATTTTACGGGACGATCAAATTAAGGGAGGACACAATGAACGCAAAGAAAATTATACTTATCGCAGTGGCCGTACTGCTTTTCAGCAGCATCGGCATTACGGGAATAAATATTCTTCAAAACAGCTTTGGATATAAGGGAGAAAGCGCCGAGGCAATTATGGGGAAAAAAATGGCTGAGGTCACGGTAGAGGACATCAAAAAACTTTCCAAGTCGCGTTTTCTCCAGCTTTACTATTCACTGCCCGCTCCGGAAATTAATGACCTGAACGGTGAATACCTGGCGGCAAATCTGCCCAGCGGGATCATGGCAGCCGGTGTTGACTTTTATACAGATCATTTTTTTGGGCCGGGAAAATGGACCGGTAAGGCCTTCCGGCCCGTGGATGCCAAAAAGGGGTCGGGATATAATATCTTTTCTTCTACCGGCGATGATGGAAAGATAATTAAAACCAGGACCCGGAGAATTGACACCTATGTGGGCAAATCAGCCTATGATGAACGCGATTCCTATCATCTTGATTACAGTCCCTACAATTCCTTTCCCGTAGATTCCATGCATGATGAACTCCGGAAGGTTAATGATCATTTGTTTATCGGTGTTGGGCATATGGCGGCGGGCGGCGGGTCCATCAACCCCTCGCCCTTCATGATATTTGGAGAACCGGCTTCATGGGTTGGACCGCAATAGGCTGACAACAGCAGTATATCTCTTATTATCATTTCTGATTAGGCCGGTTTCGGTTTTGTTATATTTTCATTTTAACGGAGCCGGGACTGGCTTAAATATCCGGCATAAGCGAAACATCCCTTCTCTATTTATAATGATACATATCCCCTGATTTCCCGCATTTATTTCATGGAGCTTTTTTGCTTCCATGGAAAGGCAAATAAAAGTTTTGACCTTTATCCCTGATTGTTGTATGATATAAGCTGTTTCTGTTTGATGTCGAGATACATTGTAGATACGAAATTATGAGAAGAGTTATGTGTATTCATACCCGGTAGGGCGGTAAAGGAGAAATATCATGAACAGTTTATTCGGTTATTTTCTGAATAAATATGAAGACAGTGATTACACGGAACAGCAGAAGGTGAAGGTCATCGTTATCATGGCCGGAGTTATATTTTTGCTTCTGGGAGTACTGGTCAATGTATACCTTTTTAAAATGGGTCGGGATATCCTGAATGTAAGTGTGCTTTCCATTCTCACCATACAAGTGATGGTGGCTGTTTCCCTTTTTCTTGTCCGGGCCGGGAAGAGCAGGGCTGCCTCACATCTTCTTGTAGTCATCATGATGGCCGGGATATGGGCATCTTTTTTTTCCACCACGGCCCAGAAGGATGCCGTCACAAAGATGAATTCAATCGATTATCTCTACCCAATCATTATTCTGGCCACGATCCTGACGAGGAAAAGATGGGTGTTGATTTACACGGGCCTCAATTCAGTTCTCATAGTAGCCGTCGGGCAGTTTTTTCTGGCCAGGGGTTCTCTGACCGGGGAGCAGATGGTAGACTTTACCGCCGACGGGCTTATAACCTATATCCTCTCGGGCGCCTGCTGCTATGCCTTCGCCAGCATTTCCGATACGGCAAATCTGCGCATAAGGCAGACACTGGATGAGAACCGCAGCTTTAGTTCCAATATCAGGAATATTCTTGAGGAGACCACGGAAGTGGCCTCAAAGCTGGCTGCCTCAACGGAACAGATGGCCGGGGCCGTCGATTCATTTTCGGACAATGCTCAGACCCAGGCGTCTTCCGTAGAGGAAATAACCTCCACAGTCGAGGAAGTGGCAGCAAGCGGGGAAAGCATGTACCACATGGCCGAGAAGCAGGTTCAGTTGACCCAGAGGGTCCGCAATGAGATGGAGGCTCTGTATTCCATTGTCAGCAAGGCTGAGGAAAACATGCAGCGGGGTATGGTCATTCGTGATGATCTAAATCACATGGTGGAAAAATCCCGCCTGGAAATTCAGGACACCCTGAAGGTCATGAGCAGCGCGGCATCGCGATTTAAAAACGTTGAAGAAACGGTTAAAATTATCGAGGATATTTCCGAACAGATAAATCTTCTTTCGCTCAACGCGGCCATCGAGGCGGCACGGGCCGGGGAACACGGCCGGGGCTTTGCCGTCGTTGCCGATGAGATCGGTAAGCTCGCCGATAACACTTCAACCAACGTGAAATCAATCAATGATCTTTTCGCCAGCAGCAATACGGAAATTAACAAGGCCTACAAAACAATGGAGATATTTATTGAATCGTTGAACCGCATGATAGGCCACATCTCCGATTTCAGCAACATGGTGGACGGCGTGCGGGAGATAACCAGGCAGGACCTGGAACAGAACAAGCAGGCGCGGATATCACTGGGAGGTGTTATCGACGAAGCTAACAACATTCTCGTGGCCATCAATGAACAGAAACAGGCCTTTGAAGAGGTTAGCAAGAGTCTTACCGTTATCAATAACACGGCCCAGGAGATTGCGTCGGGATCAGAGGAGCTAACAGGAACGTCAAAGGAAATAGCGCAATCGGCCCAGAACCTCATGGCGCTGTCGCAAAGCAGCTGATAGAATCATGTTTCGATATACTCCTCCTGGCCGGCCCTTCCGGTTCGAAGCCGTATAACGCCCTCCCTGCAGGAATTTTCCAGCGAGGAACACACTTCCTTGATCTGCTCACTTCTCAGTTCGAACAATCCCTTTTCTATTCCCGTCCACCTGTTACGTCCGTTATTTTTGGAGTAATAGAGCGCGCCATCGGCCAGGGAGATGCAGTCATTCATGCCGATGCTGTCGGGATTGTTCTCATCGAAGGGCAGGCCGCAGAAGCCTATTGAACAGGTTTGCCGCAATACAAGACCATTCTGCAATTTAAAATCAAAGGCTTCGATGGCCGTGCGTAATTTTTCCGCGAACTCGGGAAGAAATTCAGCAGTGGAGTTTTTCAGAATGATGAGAAATTCCTCGCCGCCATATCGAATCGCTATGTCATCTTTGCGGATGGAATGAAGCAGCAGCTCCGAAAGCTGCTGCAGAACCATGTCGCCGGAATCATGGCCATACGTATCATTGACTTTTTTGAAATGATCGATGTCAGCGATAAAGATGCCATATACACCCAGGATCCGTGATCTCTTGTTAATACCGGATCTGATAATGGATGTTTTCTGACTTAAAAATATATTGATTTCATCGAAAATTATTTCATTGAGAAAACGCCGGTTTTTCAGGCCCGTGAGTGCGTCCTTGAGGGAAACCTCTTTTACTGTATCATAATCATGTTGAAGCTTTTCCGAGGAATCATGGAGGTCCTGGATCGTCAGGAACTGCCCCACATTAACTTTCAGTTCATTCTCCAGTTTTGACATGGCGCTGGTAAAGATGCCCGTGGATAGCTGGGTCAGTATTGTTAAGAGGGAGACGGCAAGTGTGATGAAGATGACACTGAGGGTGATATTCCCGTGATTGGCAGGATCGGTAGTGTAGAAGACCGCGATGTAGAATGCGAAATTTGCAATCAATATGGTCAGGCTGTAAAAGATGACCCACTTCCGGGAGCAGAACAACGAGGCCTGTATTATCACCACAAGGAGCAGATAAAAATCTGAAGAGAATACCAACAGGGGATTGGTTTTTACCCAGATAGCCAGTCCGCCGAGGAGGGAAACCAGAATACTAATCGTGATGGTATTGGCTGCTATTTCGTACAATCCCCGACGCAGCATAAACAGGGAAATCAGAGCGACAACAGACATGAAGATGATCACAGGAAATACTGCCATGAAATTTTCAGGGGAAAAGAAAGCAACCAGGAGCAGGATGATGAAAATGACCGGTATGCCCATCAAAATATAGAAAAAGAGCGCCTGGGCCTGTTTCTGCTCGATGAAGGGATGCCGGTAATAGGGTTCCAGTATGTAGTCCCGCAGTTTTTTAATCATCATAGTCCGCCATTCTGTTAATTGTCTTTGATCATAGTACAGAAAGCTCTTTCAGTCAATACTCGGCGGTGAAATTAATTCATTCCATTTTCTGTGATGACGGAGCGGCATCATAAACGCTATAATGGAAACATTGAGTCAATAGAATTGACAGGTACTGGTATGTCCTGTATCATAATCCCGTATATAGAATGATGGGGCTTATTGAAAAAATTATTTTGACTCTGGTGGATAACTATGCATTTTGAAAAAAAAATTCTTTTTACGGTTATAATTTTCCTGTTTTTCATACGGGTGGTATGGGCCGGAACGGGAGTACTGGCAGACCCCGACAATCCCTCGTCGGGCATTGAATTTTACGGAGTGCCATCGGCAAAAATAGGGGAACATATTTCCTTCTGGAACCTGTACCTG
The Spirochaetae bacterium HGW-Spirochaetae-1 DNA segment above includes these coding regions:
- a CDS encoding short-chain dehydrogenase; this translates as MKKGVTGIMKDLKNKNVLITGAGSGIGRLMARGFAAEKANCALVDVNGKGLEETAALAEKQGTRIKTYICDISDKKKVSSVAQEIRKDFGGVDVLINNAGTITGKSFLDLSIEEMERTMAINYWGHLYFTKEFIHDMVKQGKGNIVNVASSSGLLGMPILSDYAASKFAEVGLSEALRREMKKFGHRGVKITCVCPYIIDTGMFKGFKPFLFSPFIKPATAAKKIIGAVKKDKPYVMMPPHSIYTMMAMRLLPTDIFDALLNVFGSGRAMDNFTGRSN